The Primulina eburnea isolate SZY01 chromosome 8, ASM2296580v1, whole genome shotgun sequence genome contains a region encoding:
- the LOC140839802 gene encoding protein fluG isoform X1 produces the protein MDRFAELKAAIKTAELVDAHAHNIVAVDSAFPFLNCFSEAAGDALSYAPHTINFKRSLKEIAELYGSEISLSAVQEYRANSGVEAITAKCLKAAGISTVLIDDGLELDKKHDIEWHKAFVPYVGRILRIERVAEQILDEGSASGTWTLDSFTEIFVDKLKSQADKIVGFKSIAAYRSGLEINTKVSKKDAAEGLNDILQAGSPTRIKNKNFIDHIFIRALEVAQCFDLPMQIHTGFGDKDLDLRLSNPLHLRSLLEDSRFRKCRIVLLHASYPFTKEASFLASLYPQVYLDFGLAVPKLSFHGMLSSVKELLELAPIKKVMFSTDGYAFPETFYLGAKKSREIVFAVLRDACIDGDLSIPEALDAVKDIFSKNSLELYKIKSASLSLDLDKMTGSSFLKIDDYSPTPVITFVRIMWVDASGQHRCRVIPKKRFYDLVTKNGVGLTCASMGMSSHMDGPADETNLTGVGEIRLIPDMQTKCQIPWAKEQEMVLADMQLKPGVPWEYCPRETLRRVSKILKDEYNLVMNAGFENEFYLLRSMLVDGEEKWVPFDKTPYCSTSSFDAAFPVFHEIVASLQSLNIVVEQLHAEAGNGQFEIALGYTTCEAAADNLVFTREVVRAVARKHGLLATFVPKYKLDDIGSGSHVHISLSENGENVFIAHGGSTKYGMSKIGEEFMAGVLSHLPSILAFTAPVPNSYDRIQPNTWSGAYHCWGPENREAPLRTACPPGTPDGSVSNFEIKVVDGCANPYLALASVLAAGIDGLRRHASLPEPIEDNPDNVKDKVRRLPNSLSESVEALVKDQVMRDLLGEKLLVAIKGVRKAEIKYYSENKDAWKNLIHRY, from the exons ATGGATAGATTTGCAGAGTTGAAAGCGGCGATCAAGACGGCGGAGCTAGTGGATGCGCACGCGCACAACATTGTGGCGGTCGACTCCGCCTTCCCGTTCCTCAACTGCTTCTCCGAGGCCGCTGGCGATGCCTTATCCTACGCACCCCACACCATCAACTTCAAG AGAAGCTTGAAAGAAATTGCTGAACTCTATGGTTCGGAGATATCCTTGAGCGCTGTTCAAGAATATCGCGCCAACTCTGGAGTGGAAGCAATCACTGCGAAGTGCCTTAAAGCTGCTGGAATTTCTACTGTTTTGATTGATGATGGACTCGAGTTGGACAAAAAACACGATATTGAATGGCACAAAGCATTTGTACCATATGTTGGTAGAATATTAAGAATTGAAAGGGTGGCTGAGCAGATTCTTGATGAG GGCAGTGCTAGCGGGACATGGACACTGGATTCATTTACAGAAATATTTGTGGACAAATTGAAGT CACAAGCTGATAAAATCGTCGGCTTTAAAAGTATAGCTGCATACCGCAGTGGACTTGAAATTAATACAAAAGTCTCAAAGAAAGACGCTGCAGAGGGCCTTAATGATATTTTGCAAG CTGGAAGCCCTACCCGGATCAAGAACAAAAACTTTATTGATCACATCTTCATTCGTGCATTGGAGGTTGCCCAATGTTTTGACCTGCCGATGCAGATACACACAGG TTTTGGTGACAAAGATCTGGACCTGAGGCTATCCAATCCTCTTCATCTTCGTAGTCTTCTAGAGGACAGTAGATTCAGGAAGTGTAGAATTGTGCTTCTGCACGCTTCTTACCCATTTACTAAGGAAGCATCATTTTTGGCCTCTTTGTACCCTCAG GTCTATCTGGACTTTGGGCTGGCAGTTCCCAAACTTAGCTTCCACGGGATGCTATCCTCGGTGAAAGAGCTCTTGGAGTTAGCACCAATAAAGAAG GTAATGTTCAGCACTGATGGTTATGCATTTCCCGAGACGTTCTATTTAG GTGCGAAAAAATCCCGGGAGATTGTATTTGCTGTTCTGCGAGATGCATGCATTGACGGAGATCTTTCAATTCCAGAAGCTCTTGATGCTGTTAAGGATATATTCTCCAAAAATTCACTAGAACTATACAAGATTAAATCTGCTTCATTGTCTCTTGATTTGGATAAGATGACAGGCTCTTCCTTTCTGAAGATAGATGACTATTCTCCTACTCCAGTTATTACTTTTGTTCGTATTATGTGGGTTGATGCTTCTGGGCAGCATAGATGCCGC GTTATTCCTAAGAAACGCTTTTATGATCTTGTTACAAAGAATGGTGTCGGGCTAACCTGTGCATCCATGGGGATGTCCTCACACATGGATGGTCCTGCTGATGAGACTAATCTAACTGGAGTGGGTGAAATCAGACTCATACCTGATATGCAAACCAAATGCCAGATTCCATG GGCAAAAGAGCAGGAGATGGTTCTGGCTGATATGCAACTTAAACCCGGAGTACCATGGGAGTATTGCCCTAGAGAGACACTACGAAGAgtttctaaaattttaaaagatgaATATAACTTG GTAATGAACGCAGGATTTGAGAATGAGTTTTATCTCTTACGGAGTATGCTAGT GGATGGGGAGGAAAAATGGGTACCATTTGACAAAACACCTTACTGCTCCACATCATCATTTGATGCTGCTTTCCCTGTATTTCATGAAATTGTGGCTTCTCTTCAGTCCTTGAATATTGTGGTGGAGCAG TTGCATGCAGAAGCTGGGAATGGTCAATTTGAAATTGCATTGGGCTACACAACCTGTGAGGCAGCAGCTGACAACTTAGTTTTCACTCGTGAAGTTGTTAGGGCTGTCGCAAGAAAACATGGATTGTTGGCAACTTTTGTGCCAAA GTACAAACTGGATGATATTGGCTCTGGATCACATGTGCACATTAGTTTGTCTGAGAATGGAGAAAATGTATTTATTGCGCATGGAGGATCAACTAAATATGGAATGTCCAAAATTGGGGAGGAGTTCATGGCTGGAGTATTGAGCCATCTTCCTTCAATATTGGCATTTACTGCACCAGTTCCAAACAG TTATGATCGAATTCAACCTAACACGTGGAGTGGAGCATATCATTGCTGGGGACCTGAAAACAGAGAAGCTCCCTTGAGAACTGCTTGCCCGCCAGGGACCCCTGACGGCTCTGTAAGCAACTTTGAGATAAAGGTAGTGGATGGTTGTGCAAATCCTTATCTGGCCCTGGCCTCTGTACTTGCTGCTGGAATTGACGGCCTTCGTAGGCATGCTAGTTTGCCTGAACCAATTG AAGACAATCCTGATAATGTCAAAGATAAAGTGCGAAGGCTGCCAAATTCGCTTTCTGAATCGGTAGAAGCACTGGTAAAAGACCAAGTGATGAGAGATTTGCTTGGTGAAAAGCTTTTGGTTGCCATCAAAGGAGTCAGGAAG GCTGAGATCAAGTACTATTCTGAAAACAAGGATGCCTGGAAGAATCTTATTCACAGATACTGA
- the LOC140839802 gene encoding protein fluG isoform X3 translates to MDRFAELKAAIKTAELVDAHAHNIVAVDSAFPFLNCFSEAAGDALSYAPHTINFKRSLKEIAELYGSEISLSAVQEYRANSGVEAITAKCLKAAGISTVLIDDGLELDKKHDIEWHKAFVPYVGRILRIERVAEQILDEGSASGTWTLDSFTEIFVDKLKSQADKIVGFKSIAAYRSGLEINTKVSKKDAAEGLNDILQAGSPTRIKNKNFIDHIFIRALEVAQCFDLPMQIHTGFGDKDLDLRLSNPLHLRSLLEDSRFRKCRIVLLHASYPFTKEASFLASLYPQVYLDFGLAVPKLSFHGMLSSVKELLELAPIKKVMFSTDGYAFPETFYLGAKKSREIVFAVLRDACIDGDLSIPEALDAVKDIFSKNSLELYKIKSASLSLDLDKMTGSSFLKIDDYSPTPVITFVRIMWVDASGQHRCRVIPKKRFYDLVTKNGVGLTCASMGMSSHMDGPADETNLTGVGEIRLIPDMQTKCQIPWAKEQEMVLADMQLKPGVPWEYCPRETLRRVSKILKDEYNLVMNAGFENEFYLLRSMLVDGEEKWVPFDKTPYCSTSSFDAAFPVFHEIVASLQSLNIVVEQLHAEAGNGQFEIALGYTTCEAAADNLVFTREVVRAVARKHGLLATFVPNYDRIQPNTWSGAYHCWGPENREAPLRTACPPGTPDGSVSNFEIKVVDGCANPYLALASVLAAGIDGLRRHASLPEPIEDNPDNVKDKVRRLPNSLSESVEALVKDQVMRDLLGEKLLVAIKGVRKAEIKYYSENKDAWKNLIHRY, encoded by the exons ATGGATAGATTTGCAGAGTTGAAAGCGGCGATCAAGACGGCGGAGCTAGTGGATGCGCACGCGCACAACATTGTGGCGGTCGACTCCGCCTTCCCGTTCCTCAACTGCTTCTCCGAGGCCGCTGGCGATGCCTTATCCTACGCACCCCACACCATCAACTTCAAG AGAAGCTTGAAAGAAATTGCTGAACTCTATGGTTCGGAGATATCCTTGAGCGCTGTTCAAGAATATCGCGCCAACTCTGGAGTGGAAGCAATCACTGCGAAGTGCCTTAAAGCTGCTGGAATTTCTACTGTTTTGATTGATGATGGACTCGAGTTGGACAAAAAACACGATATTGAATGGCACAAAGCATTTGTACCATATGTTGGTAGAATATTAAGAATTGAAAGGGTGGCTGAGCAGATTCTTGATGAG GGCAGTGCTAGCGGGACATGGACACTGGATTCATTTACAGAAATATTTGTGGACAAATTGAAGT CACAAGCTGATAAAATCGTCGGCTTTAAAAGTATAGCTGCATACCGCAGTGGACTTGAAATTAATACAAAAGTCTCAAAGAAAGACGCTGCAGAGGGCCTTAATGATATTTTGCAAG CTGGAAGCCCTACCCGGATCAAGAACAAAAACTTTATTGATCACATCTTCATTCGTGCATTGGAGGTTGCCCAATGTTTTGACCTGCCGATGCAGATACACACAGG TTTTGGTGACAAAGATCTGGACCTGAGGCTATCCAATCCTCTTCATCTTCGTAGTCTTCTAGAGGACAGTAGATTCAGGAAGTGTAGAATTGTGCTTCTGCACGCTTCTTACCCATTTACTAAGGAAGCATCATTTTTGGCCTCTTTGTACCCTCAG GTCTATCTGGACTTTGGGCTGGCAGTTCCCAAACTTAGCTTCCACGGGATGCTATCCTCGGTGAAAGAGCTCTTGGAGTTAGCACCAATAAAGAAG GTAATGTTCAGCACTGATGGTTATGCATTTCCCGAGACGTTCTATTTAG GTGCGAAAAAATCCCGGGAGATTGTATTTGCTGTTCTGCGAGATGCATGCATTGACGGAGATCTTTCAATTCCAGAAGCTCTTGATGCTGTTAAGGATATATTCTCCAAAAATTCACTAGAACTATACAAGATTAAATCTGCTTCATTGTCTCTTGATTTGGATAAGATGACAGGCTCTTCCTTTCTGAAGATAGATGACTATTCTCCTACTCCAGTTATTACTTTTGTTCGTATTATGTGGGTTGATGCTTCTGGGCAGCATAGATGCCGC GTTATTCCTAAGAAACGCTTTTATGATCTTGTTACAAAGAATGGTGTCGGGCTAACCTGTGCATCCATGGGGATGTCCTCACACATGGATGGTCCTGCTGATGAGACTAATCTAACTGGAGTGGGTGAAATCAGACTCATACCTGATATGCAAACCAAATGCCAGATTCCATG GGCAAAAGAGCAGGAGATGGTTCTGGCTGATATGCAACTTAAACCCGGAGTACCATGGGAGTATTGCCCTAGAGAGACACTACGAAGAgtttctaaaattttaaaagatgaATATAACTTG GTAATGAACGCAGGATTTGAGAATGAGTTTTATCTCTTACGGAGTATGCTAGT GGATGGGGAGGAAAAATGGGTACCATTTGACAAAACACCTTACTGCTCCACATCATCATTTGATGCTGCTTTCCCTGTATTTCATGAAATTGTGGCTTCTCTTCAGTCCTTGAATATTGTGGTGGAGCAG TTGCATGCAGAAGCTGGGAATGGTCAATTTGAAATTGCATTGGGCTACACAACCTGTGAGGCAGCAGCTGACAACTTAGTTTTCACTCGTGAAGTTGTTAGGGCTGTCGCAAGAAAACATGGATTGTTGGCAACTTTTGTGCCAAA TTATGATCGAATTCAACCTAACACGTGGAGTGGAGCATATCATTGCTGGGGACCTGAAAACAGAGAAGCTCCCTTGAGAACTGCTTGCCCGCCAGGGACCCCTGACGGCTCTGTAAGCAACTTTGAGATAAAGGTAGTGGATGGTTGTGCAAATCCTTATCTGGCCCTGGCCTCTGTACTTGCTGCTGGAATTGACGGCCTTCGTAGGCATGCTAGTTTGCCTGAACCAATTG AAGACAATCCTGATAATGTCAAAGATAAAGTGCGAAGGCTGCCAAATTCGCTTTCTGAATCGGTAGAAGCACTGGTAAAAGACCAAGTGATGAGAGATTTGCTTGGTGAAAAGCTTTTGGTTGCCATCAAAGGAGTCAGGAAG GCTGAGATCAAGTACTATTCTGAAAACAAGGATGCCTGGAAGAATCTTATTCACAGATACTGA
- the LOC140839802 gene encoding protein fluG isoform X2, translated as MDRFAELKAAIKTAELVDAHAHNIVAVDSAFPFLNCFSEAAGDALSYAPHTINFKRSLKEIAELYGSEISLSAVQEYRANSGVEAITAKCLKAAGISTVLIDDGLELDKKHDIEWHKAFVPYVGRILRIERVAEQILDEYDRFMFPAGSPTRIKNKNFIDHIFIRALEVAQCFDLPMQIHTGFGDKDLDLRLSNPLHLRSLLEDSRFRKCRIVLLHASYPFTKEASFLASLYPQVYLDFGLAVPKLSFHGMLSSVKELLELAPIKKVMFSTDGYAFPETFYLGAKKSREIVFAVLRDACIDGDLSIPEALDAVKDIFSKNSLELYKIKSASLSLDLDKMTGSSFLKIDDYSPTPVITFVRIMWVDASGQHRCRVIPKKRFYDLVTKNGVGLTCASMGMSSHMDGPADETNLTGVGEIRLIPDMQTKCQIPWAKEQEMVLADMQLKPGVPWEYCPRETLRRVSKILKDEYNLVMNAGFENEFYLLRSMLVDGEEKWVPFDKTPYCSTSSFDAAFPVFHEIVASLQSLNIVVEQLHAEAGNGQFEIALGYTTCEAAADNLVFTREVVRAVARKHGLLATFVPKYKLDDIGSGSHVHISLSENGENVFIAHGGSTKYGMSKIGEEFMAGVLSHLPSILAFTAPVPNSYDRIQPNTWSGAYHCWGPENREAPLRTACPPGTPDGSVSNFEIKVVDGCANPYLALASVLAAGIDGLRRHASLPEPIEDNPDNVKDKVRRLPNSLSESVEALVKDQVMRDLLGEKLLVAIKGVRKAEIKYYSENKDAWKNLIHRY; from the exons ATGGATAGATTTGCAGAGTTGAAAGCGGCGATCAAGACGGCGGAGCTAGTGGATGCGCACGCGCACAACATTGTGGCGGTCGACTCCGCCTTCCCGTTCCTCAACTGCTTCTCCGAGGCCGCTGGCGATGCCTTATCCTACGCACCCCACACCATCAACTTCAAG AGAAGCTTGAAAGAAATTGCTGAACTCTATGGTTCGGAGATATCCTTGAGCGCTGTTCAAGAATATCGCGCCAACTCTGGAGTGGAAGCAATCACTGCGAAGTGCCTTAAAGCTGCTGGAATTTCTACTGTTTTGATTGATGATGGACTCGAGTTGGACAAAAAACACGATATTGAATGGCACAAAGCATTTGTACCATATGTTGGTAGAATATTAAGAATTGAAAGGGTGGCTGAGCAGATTCTTGATGAG TATGATAGGTTTATGTTTCCAGCTGGAAGCCCTACCCGGATCAAGAACAAAAACTTTATTGATCACATCTTCATTCGTGCATTGGAGGTTGCCCAATGTTTTGACCTGCCGATGCAGATACACACAGG TTTTGGTGACAAAGATCTGGACCTGAGGCTATCCAATCCTCTTCATCTTCGTAGTCTTCTAGAGGACAGTAGATTCAGGAAGTGTAGAATTGTGCTTCTGCACGCTTCTTACCCATTTACTAAGGAAGCATCATTTTTGGCCTCTTTGTACCCTCAG GTCTATCTGGACTTTGGGCTGGCAGTTCCCAAACTTAGCTTCCACGGGATGCTATCCTCGGTGAAAGAGCTCTTGGAGTTAGCACCAATAAAGAAG GTAATGTTCAGCACTGATGGTTATGCATTTCCCGAGACGTTCTATTTAG GTGCGAAAAAATCCCGGGAGATTGTATTTGCTGTTCTGCGAGATGCATGCATTGACGGAGATCTTTCAATTCCAGAAGCTCTTGATGCTGTTAAGGATATATTCTCCAAAAATTCACTAGAACTATACAAGATTAAATCTGCTTCATTGTCTCTTGATTTGGATAAGATGACAGGCTCTTCCTTTCTGAAGATAGATGACTATTCTCCTACTCCAGTTATTACTTTTGTTCGTATTATGTGGGTTGATGCTTCTGGGCAGCATAGATGCCGC GTTATTCCTAAGAAACGCTTTTATGATCTTGTTACAAAGAATGGTGTCGGGCTAACCTGTGCATCCATGGGGATGTCCTCACACATGGATGGTCCTGCTGATGAGACTAATCTAACTGGAGTGGGTGAAATCAGACTCATACCTGATATGCAAACCAAATGCCAGATTCCATG GGCAAAAGAGCAGGAGATGGTTCTGGCTGATATGCAACTTAAACCCGGAGTACCATGGGAGTATTGCCCTAGAGAGACACTACGAAGAgtttctaaaattttaaaagatgaATATAACTTG GTAATGAACGCAGGATTTGAGAATGAGTTTTATCTCTTACGGAGTATGCTAGT GGATGGGGAGGAAAAATGGGTACCATTTGACAAAACACCTTACTGCTCCACATCATCATTTGATGCTGCTTTCCCTGTATTTCATGAAATTGTGGCTTCTCTTCAGTCCTTGAATATTGTGGTGGAGCAG TTGCATGCAGAAGCTGGGAATGGTCAATTTGAAATTGCATTGGGCTACACAACCTGTGAGGCAGCAGCTGACAACTTAGTTTTCACTCGTGAAGTTGTTAGGGCTGTCGCAAGAAAACATGGATTGTTGGCAACTTTTGTGCCAAA GTACAAACTGGATGATATTGGCTCTGGATCACATGTGCACATTAGTTTGTCTGAGAATGGAGAAAATGTATTTATTGCGCATGGAGGATCAACTAAATATGGAATGTCCAAAATTGGGGAGGAGTTCATGGCTGGAGTATTGAGCCATCTTCCTTCAATATTGGCATTTACTGCACCAGTTCCAAACAG TTATGATCGAATTCAACCTAACACGTGGAGTGGAGCATATCATTGCTGGGGACCTGAAAACAGAGAAGCTCCCTTGAGAACTGCTTGCCCGCCAGGGACCCCTGACGGCTCTGTAAGCAACTTTGAGATAAAGGTAGTGGATGGTTGTGCAAATCCTTATCTGGCCCTGGCCTCTGTACTTGCTGCTGGAATTGACGGCCTTCGTAGGCATGCTAGTTTGCCTGAACCAATTG AAGACAATCCTGATAATGTCAAAGATAAAGTGCGAAGGCTGCCAAATTCGCTTTCTGAATCGGTAGAAGCACTGGTAAAAGACCAAGTGATGAGAGATTTGCTTGGTGAAAAGCTTTTGGTTGCCATCAAAGGAGTCAGGAAG GCTGAGATCAAGTACTATTCTGAAAACAAGGATGCCTGGAAGAATCTTATTCACAGATACTGA
- the LOC140839802 gene encoding protein fluG isoform X4, protein MSASGTWTLDSFTEIFVDKLKSQADKIVGFKSIAAYRSGLEINTKVSKKDAAEGLNDILQAGSPTRIKNKNFIDHIFIRALEVAQCFDLPMQIHTGFGDKDLDLRLSNPLHLRSLLEDSRFRKCRIVLLHASYPFTKEASFLASLYPQVYLDFGLAVPKLSFHGMLSSVKELLELAPIKKVMFSTDGYAFPETFYLGAKKSREIVFAVLRDACIDGDLSIPEALDAVKDIFSKNSLELYKIKSASLSLDLDKMTGSSFLKIDDYSPTPVITFVRIMWVDASGQHRCRVIPKKRFYDLVTKNGVGLTCASMGMSSHMDGPADETNLTGVGEIRLIPDMQTKCQIPWAKEQEMVLADMQLKPGVPWEYCPRETLRRVSKILKDEYNLVMNAGFENEFYLLRSMLVDGEEKWVPFDKTPYCSTSSFDAAFPVFHEIVASLQSLNIVVEQLHAEAGNGQFEIALGYTTCEAAADNLVFTREVVRAVARKHGLLATFVPKYKLDDIGSGSHVHISLSENGENVFIAHGGSTKYGMSKIGEEFMAGVLSHLPSILAFTAPVPNSYDRIQPNTWSGAYHCWGPENREAPLRTACPPGTPDGSVSNFEIKVVDGCANPYLALASVLAAGIDGLRRHASLPEPIEDNPDNVKDKVRRLPNSLSESVEALVKDQVMRDLLGEKLLVAIKGVRKAEIKYYSENKDAWKNLIHRY, encoded by the exons ATGAG TGCTAGCGGGACATGGACACTGGATTCATTTACAGAAATATTTGTGGACAAATTGAAGT CACAAGCTGATAAAATCGTCGGCTTTAAAAGTATAGCTGCATACCGCAGTGGACTTGAAATTAATACAAAAGTCTCAAAGAAAGACGCTGCAGAGGGCCTTAATGATATTTTGCAAG CTGGAAGCCCTACCCGGATCAAGAACAAAAACTTTATTGATCACATCTTCATTCGTGCATTGGAGGTTGCCCAATGTTTTGACCTGCCGATGCAGATACACACAGG TTTTGGTGACAAAGATCTGGACCTGAGGCTATCCAATCCTCTTCATCTTCGTAGTCTTCTAGAGGACAGTAGATTCAGGAAGTGTAGAATTGTGCTTCTGCACGCTTCTTACCCATTTACTAAGGAAGCATCATTTTTGGCCTCTTTGTACCCTCAG GTCTATCTGGACTTTGGGCTGGCAGTTCCCAAACTTAGCTTCCACGGGATGCTATCCTCGGTGAAAGAGCTCTTGGAGTTAGCACCAATAAAGAAG GTAATGTTCAGCACTGATGGTTATGCATTTCCCGAGACGTTCTATTTAG GTGCGAAAAAATCCCGGGAGATTGTATTTGCTGTTCTGCGAGATGCATGCATTGACGGAGATCTTTCAATTCCAGAAGCTCTTGATGCTGTTAAGGATATATTCTCCAAAAATTCACTAGAACTATACAAGATTAAATCTGCTTCATTGTCTCTTGATTTGGATAAGATGACAGGCTCTTCCTTTCTGAAGATAGATGACTATTCTCCTACTCCAGTTATTACTTTTGTTCGTATTATGTGGGTTGATGCTTCTGGGCAGCATAGATGCCGC GTTATTCCTAAGAAACGCTTTTATGATCTTGTTACAAAGAATGGTGTCGGGCTAACCTGTGCATCCATGGGGATGTCCTCACACATGGATGGTCCTGCTGATGAGACTAATCTAACTGGAGTGGGTGAAATCAGACTCATACCTGATATGCAAACCAAATGCCAGATTCCATG GGCAAAAGAGCAGGAGATGGTTCTGGCTGATATGCAACTTAAACCCGGAGTACCATGGGAGTATTGCCCTAGAGAGACACTACGAAGAgtttctaaaattttaaaagatgaATATAACTTG GTAATGAACGCAGGATTTGAGAATGAGTTTTATCTCTTACGGAGTATGCTAGT GGATGGGGAGGAAAAATGGGTACCATTTGACAAAACACCTTACTGCTCCACATCATCATTTGATGCTGCTTTCCCTGTATTTCATGAAATTGTGGCTTCTCTTCAGTCCTTGAATATTGTGGTGGAGCAG TTGCATGCAGAAGCTGGGAATGGTCAATTTGAAATTGCATTGGGCTACACAACCTGTGAGGCAGCAGCTGACAACTTAGTTTTCACTCGTGAAGTTGTTAGGGCTGTCGCAAGAAAACATGGATTGTTGGCAACTTTTGTGCCAAA GTACAAACTGGATGATATTGGCTCTGGATCACATGTGCACATTAGTTTGTCTGAGAATGGAGAAAATGTATTTATTGCGCATGGAGGATCAACTAAATATGGAATGTCCAAAATTGGGGAGGAGTTCATGGCTGGAGTATTGAGCCATCTTCCTTCAATATTGGCATTTACTGCACCAGTTCCAAACAG TTATGATCGAATTCAACCTAACACGTGGAGTGGAGCATATCATTGCTGGGGACCTGAAAACAGAGAAGCTCCCTTGAGAACTGCTTGCCCGCCAGGGACCCCTGACGGCTCTGTAAGCAACTTTGAGATAAAGGTAGTGGATGGTTGTGCAAATCCTTATCTGGCCCTGGCCTCTGTACTTGCTGCTGGAATTGACGGCCTTCGTAGGCATGCTAGTTTGCCTGAACCAATTG AAGACAATCCTGATAATGTCAAAGATAAAGTGCGAAGGCTGCCAAATTCGCTTTCTGAATCGGTAGAAGCACTGGTAAAAGACCAAGTGATGAGAGATTTGCTTGGTGAAAAGCTTTTGGTTGCCATCAAAGGAGTCAGGAAG GCTGAGATCAAGTACTATTCTGAAAACAAGGATGCCTGGAAGAATCTTATTCACAGATACTGA